From the Microbacterium thalassium genome, one window contains:
- a CDS encoding peptidoglycan D,D-transpeptidase FtsI family protein, which translates to MTARSVRSARSPRRRTVVALAVVLAVLAGFIVRLVDIQVVNADDHIADSVANALGSSRTLYGTRGSIVDEEGETLAGSILLYDGVLDPLNISGYEEDGGFLRDDGGDEPVRVSWEQASAEMAEITGQDPADIRQAVADALADDPESQFAYLERRLTTEQYRDLVAIGAPYLTFDQHPSRTYPDGAVGGNLVGFMGSEGALAGLELTEDACLSATDGTVSYQRGKDGVVIPGTEVTQPAEDGGTLQLTINRDLQWYMQQLIAEQTQAMRADSGAIMVVEVATGKIRAAAEYPTVDPNDVTASEPEDRASRIFTNWFEPGSTFKPLTAATLIDAAGQKPTSTVTVSSTETFANGARVRDAFSHPAYEYTLTGVLIDSSNAGIAKFSERASAQTRYEYLKEFGIGDGSAVGFLGEQSGLIYPADQWDAQTTYNTAFGQGLTTTMPELAGAYTAIANDGVRVPLSLVESCTSADGTVTTPELPEPTRVISEKTSKQVRAMLENVFLQANYADAVEIPGYRVAGKTGTGEKSNGNGGYKVGAYYTTMLGFAPADDPEYLVIVTLDEPTKVKSSAANATAFQRAMTQVLKTYRVMPATTAPEELPKFG; encoded by the coding sequence ATGACAGCCCGCAGCGTCCGCAGCGCCCGCAGTCCGCGTCGCCGGACCGTCGTGGCGCTGGCCGTCGTGCTCGCCGTCCTCGCCGGGTTCATCGTGCGGCTGGTGGACATCCAGGTCGTCAACGCCGATGACCACATCGCGGACTCGGTCGCGAACGCCCTCGGCTCCTCGCGCACGCTGTACGGCACGCGCGGGTCGATCGTGGACGAGGAGGGCGAGACGCTCGCCGGCAGCATCCTGCTGTACGACGGCGTCCTCGACCCGCTCAACATCTCGGGATACGAGGAGGACGGCGGGTTCCTGCGCGACGACGGCGGCGACGAGCCCGTGCGGGTGTCGTGGGAGCAGGCCTCCGCCGAGATGGCCGAGATCACCGGGCAGGACCCCGCCGACATCCGGCAGGCGGTCGCAGACGCCCTGGCGGACGACCCGGAATCGCAGTTCGCGTACCTCGAGCGACGCCTCACGACGGAGCAGTACCGGGACCTCGTCGCGATCGGCGCCCCGTACCTGACGTTCGACCAGCATCCGTCGCGCACGTATCCGGACGGCGCGGTCGGCGGCAACCTCGTCGGGTTCATGGGCTCCGAGGGCGCGCTGGCGGGGCTCGAGCTCACCGAGGACGCGTGCCTGTCGGCGACCGACGGCACGGTGAGCTATCAGCGCGGCAAGGACGGCGTCGTGATCCCCGGAACCGAGGTCACGCAGCCGGCCGAGGACGGCGGAACGCTCCAGCTGACGATCAACCGCGACCTGCAGTGGTACATGCAGCAGCTCATCGCCGAGCAGACCCAGGCGATGCGCGCCGACAGCGGCGCCATCATGGTCGTCGAGGTGGCGACGGGCAAGATCCGCGCGGCTGCCGAGTATCCCACCGTCGATCCGAACGACGTCACCGCGTCGGAGCCCGAGGATCGTGCGAGCCGGATATTCACGAACTGGTTCGAGCCGGGCTCGACCTTCAAGCCGCTCACGGCGGCGACGCTCATCGACGCCGCCGGGCAGAAGCCCACCTCGACCGTGACGGTCTCGAGCACCGAGACGTTCGCCAACGGCGCGCGCGTGCGCGATGCGTTCTCGCACCCGGCTTACGAGTACACGCTCACCGGCGTCCTCATCGACTCGTCCAACGCGGGCATCGCGAAGTTCAGCGAACGCGCCAGCGCGCAGACGCGCTACGAATACCTCAAGGAGTTCGGCATCGGCGACGGCAGCGCCGTGGGCTTCCTCGGCGAGCAGTCCGGCCTGATCTACCCGGCCGACCAGTGGGACGCCCAGACGACCTACAACACCGCGTTCGGACAGGGTCTGACGACGACCATGCCGGAGCTCGCGGGCGCCTACACCGCGATCGCGAACGACGGCGTGCGCGTGCCGCTGTCGCTCGTGGAGTCGTGCACGAGCGCCGACGGCACCGTCACCACGCCGGAGCTGCCCGAGCCCACGCGGGTGATCAGCGAGAAGACCTCGAAGCAGGTGCGCGCGATGCTCGAGAACGTGTTCCTGCAGGCCAACTACGCCGATGCCGTCGAGATCCCCGGATACCGGGTCGCCGGCAAGACGGGAACGGGCGAGAAGTCCAACGGCAACGGCGGCTACAAGGTCGGCGCCTACTACACGACCATGCTCGGATTCGCGCCCGCCGACGACCCCGAGTACCTCGTCATCGTCACGCTCGACGAGCCCACGAAGGTAAAGTCGTCTGCGGCCAATGCGACCGCGTTCCAGCGGGCCATGACCCAGGTGCTGAAGACCTACCGCGTCATGCCCGCCACGACGGCGCCGGAGGAGCTCCCCAAATTCGGGTGA
- the mraY gene encoding phospho-N-acetylmuramoyl-pentapeptide-transferase, with amino-acid sequence MRSLLTAAAISMAFTLFLTPVFLRLFRHWGWGQVIRTPEHGNNPAHGAKRGTPTMGGTIFIAGTIIGYLIGTFTGNNPPTISGMLVLWMMVGFGAVGFIDDMMKVRSQRSLGLSGWRKVAGQIIVAIPFAIVALNFPNAFDQTPASPYISIFRDVPMLSFMALGPIIGWILYMTWISFVGVASSNSVNVSDGLDGLAAGSGIFVIGAYSLISFWQFNQACGGDVPLAAATQSACYSVRDPMDLTIVSASFVGALVGFLWWNAPKAKVFMGDVGSMAIGGVLASMAILTRTELLMILVAGVYVIASGSVILQRLYFKLTRGKRLFLMSPLHHHLEMRGWPEITIVVRMWIIAGLLAVSGVGFFYVEWLIAT; translated from the coding sequence GTGAGATCACTACTGACGGCAGCGGCGATCTCGATGGCGTTCACGCTGTTCCTGACGCCGGTCTTCCTGCGCCTGTTCCGGCACTGGGGCTGGGGCCAGGTGATCCGCACGCCGGAGCACGGCAACAACCCGGCGCACGGCGCCAAGCGCGGCACGCCGACCATGGGCGGCACGATCTTCATCGCCGGCACGATCATCGGCTATCTGATCGGCACGTTCACCGGCAACAACCCGCCCACGATCTCGGGAATGCTCGTGCTGTGGATGATGGTCGGCTTCGGAGCGGTCGGCTTCATCGACGACATGATGAAGGTGCGCTCCCAGCGCAGCCTCGGGCTGTCGGGCTGGCGCAAGGTCGCCGGCCAGATCATCGTCGCGATCCCGTTCGCGATCGTGGCGCTGAACTTCCCGAACGCGTTCGACCAGACGCCGGCGTCGCCGTACATCTCGATCTTCCGCGACGTGCCGATGCTGTCGTTCATGGCGCTCGGGCCGATCATCGGATGGATCCTCTACATGACGTGGATCTCGTTCGTCGGCGTCGCCTCGTCGAACTCGGTCAACGTCAGCGACGGACTCGACGGACTCGCCGCCGGTTCGGGCATCTTCGTGATCGGCGCGTACAGCCTCATCTCGTTCTGGCAGTTCAACCAGGCGTGCGGCGGCGACGTGCCGCTCGCGGCGGCCACGCAGTCGGCCTGCTACAGCGTGCGCGATCCCATGGATCTGACCATCGTCTCGGCCTCGTTCGTCGGCGCGCTCGTCGGCTTCCTGTGGTGGAACGCGCCCAAGGCCAAGGTGTTCATGGGCGACGTCGGCTCGATGGCGATCGGCGGCGTGCTGGCGTCCATGGCGATCCTCACCCGCACCGAGCTGCTGATGATCCTCGTGGCGGGCGTGTACGTCATCGCCTCGGGCTCGGTCATCCTGCAGCGTCTGTACTTCAAGCTCACGCGCGGCAAGCGCCTGTTCCTCATGAGCCCGCTGCATCACCACCTCGAGATGCGCGGCTGGCCCGAGATCACCATCGTGGTGCGCATGTGGATCATCGCGGGCCTGCTCGCCGTCTCGGGCGTCGGCTTCTTCTACGTCGAGTGGCTCATCGCCACATGA
- a CDS encoding polyprenyl synthetase family protein: protein MPFSPDPIEAISQRVDTFGRDQRRLTAEMGPEAGLILDAATVAVSGGKRLRGRFCMTGWRAVTGSRDIPDEVLSAAAALEIFHAAALVHDDLIDNSDTRRGRPAAHRALESAHRDAGWTGDAAAFGRSAAILLGDLLVAWSDDLFEEGLTAAGGTTSAARTEYATMRREVTVGQFLDIAEESAYATEPDERHADRALRVASFKSARYSVQQPLAIGAALAGADAAQRDALARFGHPLGMAFQLRDDVLGVFGDEARTGKPAGDDLREGKRTVLIAYTREALSVPARRILDELLGDATLGSEQVASLQRTIIDSGALDRVEGLISDYAREANRALAGARLDNASVGELRDLLRAATERVT from the coding sequence GTGCCCTTCTCCCCTGACCCGATCGAGGCGATTTCCCAGCGAGTAGACACCTTCGGTCGCGATCAGCGGCGGCTGACGGCCGAAATGGGCCCCGAGGCCGGTCTGATCCTGGACGCCGCCACGGTCGCCGTCAGCGGCGGCAAGCGTCTGCGCGGTCGGTTCTGCATGACCGGATGGCGCGCCGTCACCGGCTCGCGGGACATCCCGGACGAGGTGCTCTCGGCGGCTGCGGCGCTCGAGATCTTCCACGCCGCGGCGCTCGTCCACGACGACCTCATCGACAACTCCGACACGCGGCGCGGACGCCCGGCCGCGCACCGCGCCCTCGAGTCCGCGCACCGCGACGCGGGGTGGACGGGCGATGCCGCCGCCTTCGGCCGGTCGGCCGCGATCCTCCTGGGCGACCTCCTCGTGGCGTGGAGCGACGACCTGTTCGAGGAGGGTCTGACCGCCGCCGGCGGGACGACCTCCGCCGCACGGACCGAATACGCCACGATGCGGCGCGAGGTCACCGTCGGACAGTTCCTCGACATCGCCGAGGAATCCGCCTACGCGACCGAGCCCGACGAGCGGCACGCCGACCGTGCCCTGCGCGTCGCCTCGTTCAAGTCCGCCCGCTACAGCGTGCAGCAGCCGCTTGCGATCGGGGCCGCGCTCGCGGGCGCCGACGCGGCGCAGCGGGACGCGCTGGCGCGCTTCGGGCATCCGCTCGGCATGGCCTTCCAGCTGCGCGACGACGTCCTCGGCGTCTTCGGCGACGAGGCGCGCACCGGCAAGCCAGCCGGCGACGACCTGCGCGAAGGCAAGCGCACGGTCCTCATCGCCTACACGCGCGAGGCTTTGAGCGTCCCTGCCCGGCGCATCCTCGACGAGCTGCTGGGCGACGCGACCCTCGGCTCCGAGCAGGTCGCGTCCCTGCAGCGCACGATCATCGACAGCGGCGCCCTCGACCGCGTCGAGGGGCTGATCTCGGACTACGCCCGCGAGGCGAACCGGGCCCTCGCGGGCGCACGACTGGACAACGCCTCCGTCGGCGAGCTGCGCGATCTCCTGCGCGCGGCCACCGAGCGGGTCACCTGA
- the mraZ gene encoding division/cell wall cluster transcriptional repressor MraZ yields MLLGTHTPKLDDKGRVILPAKFRDDLGAGVVITRGQDRCLYVFSTEEFERVHDRIREAPLANKQARDFLRMFLSGASAEKPDSQNRITIPPPLRAYAGLEKELIVTGVGAHAEIWNAESWNAYAEANEESYAELEQEVIPGLF; encoded by the coding sequence ATGCTTCTCGGCACGCACACTCCCAAGCTCGACGACAAGGGCCGGGTCATCCTCCCCGCGAAATTCCGCGACGACCTCGGTGCCGGGGTCGTCATCACCCGCGGTCAAGACCGCTGCCTTTACGTCTTCAGCACCGAGGAGTTCGAGCGCGTGCACGACCGGATCCGCGAGGCGCCGCTGGCCAACAAGCAGGCCCGCGACTTCCTGCGCATGTTCCTGTCGGGAGCCAGCGCCGAGAAGCCCGACAGTCAGAACCGCATCACCATCCCGCCGCCGCTGCGCGCCTACGCGGGACTCGAGAAGGAGCTCATCGTCACCGGTGTCGGCGCCCACGCCGAGATCTGGAACGCCGAGTCCTGGAACGCCTACGCCGAAGCGAACGAAGAGAGCTACGCCGAGTTGGAGCAGGAGGTGATCCCGGGGCTCTTCTGA
- a CDS encoding DUF3040 domain-containing protein has product MPLSEQEQRLLDEMERHLMRNDADVVSAPRDGRSLSYRNIVYGTLLVLLGLGGLLVGVSIPLIIVGVIGFVVMLGGVILAVTPSRNSVRAVPADRPGAAKPAARSSFMDRMNDRWDRRQEER; this is encoded by the coding sequence ATGCCACTCTCCGAACAGGAGCAGCGCTTGCTCGACGAGATGGAACGCCATCTCATGCGCAACGACGCAGACGTCGTCAGCGCGCCCCGAGACGGACGCAGTCTGAGCTACCGCAACATCGTGTACGGCACCCTGCTGGTGCTGCTCGGTCTCGGCGGGCTCCTCGTCGGCGTCTCGATTCCGCTGATCATCGTCGGGGTGATCGGGTTCGTCGTCATGCTCGGCGGCGTGATCCTCGCCGTCACCCCCTCGCGAAACAGTGTGCGAGCCGTACCCGCCGATCGTCCCGGCGCGGCGAAGCCCGCTGCCCGCTCCTCGTTCATGGATCGCATGAACGACAGATGGGACCGCCGGCAGGAGGAGCGCTGA
- a CDS encoding UDP-N-acetylmuramoyl-tripeptide--D-alanyl-D-alanine ligase — protein sequence MIALTIADLAAAVSGDVHLAAPDTPDTVVSGAVDTDSRLIGRGDVFVAKPGETTDGHVFVGAAVEAGAALAIVEHVVDVEVSQIVVADAVAALADLAREVVRRVRADGDLRVVGITGSNGKTTTKNLLARILEGEGETVSPRASFNNEVGAPLTMLRVTEGTRFLVSEFGASAPGEIARLAGLVDPDVGIVLMVGMAHAGGFGGIEATFAAKSELVRAVRPGGLAVLNADDARVAAMAPIADERGVGVRWFGRGADAEVRADDVAVTADGTTCTVVVDGEAHPLRLRVLGEHHVMNALAAIAAATALGVSAADCIARLETVEIAERWRMQPLGSDSIRIINDAYNASPDSMSAALRTLAQITEPSQRTVAVLGAMSELGEYAEEEHDRVGLLAVRLGIQRIVVVGADARRMFLEAVAQGSWDGEAVWFATPDEAYEYLVGELRAGDRVLVKSSNSAGLRFLGDRLGESFS from the coding sequence ATGATCGCCCTCACCATCGCTGACCTCGCCGCCGCCGTCTCCGGCGACGTGCATCTGGCCGCCCCCGACACGCCCGACACGGTCGTCTCGGGCGCGGTCGACACCGATTCGCGTCTCATCGGCCGCGGCGATGTCTTCGTCGCCAAGCCCGGCGAGACCACCGACGGCCACGTCTTCGTCGGCGCGGCCGTCGAGGCCGGCGCCGCGCTCGCGATCGTCGAGCACGTCGTCGACGTCGAGGTGTCGCAGATCGTCGTGGCGGATGCCGTGGCCGCCCTCGCCGACCTCGCCCGCGAGGTGGTCCGCCGCGTGCGGGCCGACGGCGACCTGCGTGTCGTCGGGATCACCGGCTCCAACGGCAAGACGACGACGAAGAACCTTCTCGCCCGCATCCTCGAGGGCGAAGGCGAGACGGTGTCGCCCCGGGCATCGTTCAACAACGAGGTCGGCGCGCCGCTGACCATGCTGCGCGTGACCGAGGGCACGCGCTTCCTCGTGAGCGAGTTCGGCGCCAGCGCTCCGGGAGAGATCGCACGCCTCGCGGGCCTGGTGGACCCGGACGTCGGGATCGTCCTGATGGTCGGCATGGCCCACGCCGGCGGCTTCGGCGGCATCGAGGCGACCTTCGCGGCCAAGTCCGAGCTCGTCCGCGCCGTTCGCCCGGGCGGCCTCGCGGTGCTCAACGCCGACGACGCCCGTGTGGCGGCGATGGCCCCGATCGCCGACGAGCGGGGGGTCGGCGTGCGCTGGTTCGGCCGCGGCGCGGATGCCGAGGTCCGTGCCGACGACGTCGCCGTGACCGCGGACGGGACGACATGCACCGTCGTGGTCGACGGCGAGGCCCATCCGCTCCGCCTGCGCGTGCTCGGCGAGCACCACGTCATGAACGCGCTGGCCGCCATCGCCGCCGCCACCGCTCTGGGCGTGTCCGCGGCCGACTGCATCGCGCGCCTCGAGACCGTCGAGATCGCCGAGCGGTGGCGCATGCAGCCGCTGGGCTCGGACAGCATCCGCATCATCAACGACGCGTACAACGCCAGCCCCGACTCCATGTCGGCGGCGCTGCGCACGCTCGCGCAGATCACCGAGCCGTCTCAGCGCACGGTGGCGGTGCTCGGCGCGATGAGCGAGCTCGGCGAGTACGCCGAAGAGGAGCACGACCGGGTGGGCCTGCTGGCGGTGCGCCTGGGCATCCAGCGCATCGTCGTGGTCGGCGCGGACGCGCGCCGCATGTTCCTCGAAGCCGTCGCGCAGGGCTCGTGGGACGGCGAGGCGGTGTGGTTCGCGACGCCGGATGAGGCGTACGAGTACCTAGTCGGCGAGCTGCGCGCGGGCGATCGGGTGCTGGTGAAATCGTCCAACTCCGCCGGGCTCCGGTTCCTCGGCGATCGTCTGGGAGAATCCTTCTCGTGA
- the rsmH gene encoding 16S rRNA (cytosine(1402)-N(4))-methyltransferase RsmH — translation MDIRDIHTPVMLERCIELLAPALESEGAVFVDATLGMGGHSEAFLTRFPGLRLIGLDRDQDALRIAGERLAPFGDRVTLVHTVYDGIAEAVRGAGVDRVDGILFDLGVSSLQLDVADRGFAYSQDAPLDMRMDQTTGPTAADVLATYGEGDLRRIFERYGEEKLAGRYARAIIAARAEEPVDRSGRLVEILIAATPYSAQRSGHPAKRVFQALRIEVNRELSVLEHAIPAALGTLRVGGRIVVLAYQSLEDRLVKREFAQASASTAPKGLPVELPEHAPRFRLLVKGAELATDEERERNPRATPVRLRAAERLREENA, via the coding sequence ATGGACATCCGCGACATCCACACTCCGGTCATGCTCGAGCGCTGCATCGAGCTCCTCGCCCCCGCGCTCGAGAGCGAGGGAGCGGTGTTCGTCGACGCCACCCTCGGCATGGGCGGCCACTCCGAGGCGTTCCTCACGCGCTTCCCCGGGCTGCGCCTGATCGGGCTCGACCGCGACCAGGACGCGCTGCGGATCGCCGGAGAGCGGCTGGCGCCCTTCGGCGACCGCGTGACGCTCGTGCACACCGTGTACGACGGCATCGCCGAGGCGGTGCGCGGCGCCGGCGTCGACCGCGTCGACGGCATCCTGTTCGATCTGGGCGTCTCCTCGCTCCAGCTGGACGTCGCCGACCGCGGGTTCGCCTATTCGCAGGACGCTCCGCTGGACATGCGCATGGACCAGACCACCGGCCCGACGGCCGCCGACGTGCTGGCCACGTACGGCGAGGGCGATCTGCGGCGGATCTTCGAACGCTACGGCGAGGAGAAGCTCGCGGGCCGCTACGCCCGCGCCATCATCGCCGCGCGCGCCGAGGAGCCGGTCGATCGCTCGGGGCGCCTGGTCGAGATCCTCATCGCCGCGACGCCGTACAGTGCGCAGCGCAGCGGTCACCCCGCCAAGCGCGTGTTCCAGGCTCTGCGCATCGAGGTCAACCGCGAGCTGTCGGTGCTCGAGCACGCGATCCCCGCGGCCCTGGGCACGCTCCGGGTCGGCGGCCGCATCGTCGTGCTGGCCTATCAGTCGCTCGAGGACCGTCTGGTCAAGCGCGAGTTCGCGCAGGCATCCGCGTCGACCGCGCCGAAGGGGCTGCCGGTTGAGCTGCCCGAGCATGCACCCCGCTTCCGCCTGCTCGTCAAGGGCGCGGAGCTCGCGACCGACGAAGAGCGCGAACGCAATCCGCGCGCCACGCCCGTGCGGCTGCGGGCCGCCGAACGACTGCGGGAGGAGAACGCATGA
- the murD gene encoding UDP-N-acetylmuramoyl-L-alanine--D-glutamate ligase translates to MSGTRLDSLTSWHADWKGLRVAVLGLSVTGFSVADTLTELGADVLVVTEKADEEYARLIPVIGARLWTGPLSTVPEELVAFDPEVVIASPGFAPAHPVVRWAQESDAALWGDVELAWRVRDKVLRPDGEPAPWVLITGTNGKTTTTRLTATMLVAGGLRAAPVGNIGTPVLDAVRDPEGFDALVVELSSHQLWYLGLQSGPEPLSPHAAVCLNLAGDHLEWHGSFDGYRDAKAHVYDNTRVACVYNKADAATRAMVEEADVVEGARAIGFDLGVPGPSDLGIVDGILVDRAFLEDRRTSALELTTLDALADAGLAAPHVVANILAAAALARSLDVPPAAIRDALRGFRLDPHRIEVVARHRGVTWVDDSKATNPHAAESSLAAYPGAVWVVGGQLKGVDISDLVRGRGSGAKAAVVIGSDRTAVVAAFARHAPAVPLIEVDDVETEDVMARVAEIAAGIAADGDVVLLAPAAASFDQFSSYADRGRRFAAAVEELIGRETGGTHDADADPADDDGR, encoded by the coding sequence ATGAGCGGGACACGACTGGACTCCCTGACGAGCTGGCACGCGGACTGGAAGGGCCTGCGCGTCGCGGTGCTCGGGCTGAGCGTGACGGGCTTCTCGGTCGCCGACACGCTCACCGAGCTCGGCGCCGACGTGCTGGTGGTGACCGAGAAGGCGGACGAGGAGTACGCGCGGCTGATCCCCGTCATCGGCGCGCGGCTGTGGACCGGACCGCTGTCGACGGTGCCCGAGGAGCTCGTCGCGTTCGACCCCGAGGTCGTGATCGCCTCGCCTGGCTTCGCTCCGGCGCACCCGGTCGTCCGATGGGCGCAGGAATCGGATGCCGCCCTGTGGGGCGACGTCGAGCTGGCCTGGCGCGTGCGCGACAAGGTGCTGCGCCCGGACGGCGAGCCCGCTCCGTGGGTCCTCATCACCGGCACCAACGGCAAGACCACCACGACGCGCCTGACCGCGACGATGCTCGTCGCGGGGGGCCTGCGCGCGGCTCCCGTGGGCAACATCGGCACCCCGGTCCTCGACGCGGTCCGCGACCCCGAGGGCTTCGACGCGCTCGTCGTCGAGCTCTCCAGCCACCAGCTGTGGTACCTGGGTCTGCAGTCGGGCCCCGAGCCGCTGTCGCCGCACGCGGCGGTGTGCCTGAACCTGGCCGGCGACCACCTGGAGTGGCACGGCTCGTTCGATGGGTACCGCGACGCCAAGGCGCACGTGTACGACAACACCCGCGTCGCGTGCGTGTACAACAAGGCGGATGCCGCCACGCGCGCGATGGTGGAGGAGGCCGACGTCGTCGAGGGCGCGCGGGCGATCGGGTTCGACCTCGGCGTGCCGGGGCCGAGCGATCTCGGCATCGTCGACGGCATCCTCGTCGACCGCGCGTTCCTCGAGGACCGCCGCACCAGTGCTCTCGAGCTGACGACGCTCGATGCGCTCGCGGATGCGGGCCTGGCCGCCCCGCACGTCGTGGCGAACATCCTCGCGGCGGCAGCGCTCGCGCGGAGCCTCGACGTTCCGCCCGCCGCCATCCGCGACGCGCTCCGGGGCTTCCGTCTCGACCCGCATCGCATCGAGGTGGTCGCCCGTCACCGCGGCGTCACCTGGGTCGACGACTCGAAGGCCACCAATCCGCACGCCGCGGAGTCCTCGCTCGCCGCCTACCCCGGCGCCGTGTGGGTGGTCGGCGGCCAGCTGAAGGGCGTGGACATCTCGGACCTCGTGCGCGGCCGCGGCTCGGGGGCGAAGGCCGCCGTCGTGATCGGCTCCGACCGCACCGCGGTGGTCGCCGCGTTCGCACGACACGCGCCGGCGGTCCCGCTGATCGAGGTCGACGACGTCGAGACTGAGGACGTCATGGCGCGGGTCGCGGAGATCGCGGCCGGAATCGCCGCCGACGGGGATGTGGTGCTCCTGGCACCCGCCGCGGCGTCGTTCGACCAGTTCTCGTCCTACGCCGACCGGGGGAGGCGCTTCGCCGCCGCCGTGGAGGAGCTGATCGGACGGGAGACCGGTGGCACGCACGACGCAGACGCCGACCCGGCCGACGACGACGGCCGCTGA
- a CDS encoding Rv2175c family DNA-binding protein yields the protein MTADSAPRTETEWLTIPQVAEILGESLGRVHRLIDENQLVASRRDGAWKIPALFLKEDRPLSSLRGTVIVLHDAGFSDDEAIDWLLTAEDTIGLAPIEALRAGRKSEVRRVARTLA from the coding sequence GTGACCGCTGACTCCGCGCCGCGCACCGAGACCGAATGGCTGACGATTCCGCAGGTCGCCGAGATCCTCGGCGAATCTCTGGGGCGTGTTCATCGCCTGATCGACGAGAACCAGCTCGTCGCCTCCCGCCGGGACGGGGCCTGGAAGATCCCCGCGCTCTTCCTCAAGGAGGACCGGCCGCTGTCCTCGCTCAGGGGCACCGTGATCGTGCTGCACGACGCCGGCTTCAGCGACGACGAGGCGATCGACTGGCTGCTGACCGCCGAGGACACCATCGGACTGGCGCCGATCGAGGCCCTGCGGGCGGGACGCAAGAGCGAGGTCCGCCGCGTCGCCCGGACGCTCGCCTGA
- a CDS encoding lytic transglycosylase, which translates to MRRDNRTHRSRTASALTTVPAAIAGTIALTLASAPAAQAADPGAAERALRALPSGLGTPAATAAVRAVSSVPASYTVRAGDTVSAIAARFGLRTADVLALNGLSWRSTIYPGQVLKLAGSSGSTGSATTKASTSSTSYTVRSGDTISAIAAKHKVSIAGVLKANKLSWSSIIYPGQKLAIPGASSTGSTGSTTSTSTASGASASTGGGSYTVRSGDTISGIAAKHGVSAASVLTANGLGWSSIIYPGQTIAIPSAALAGLDAEQIDNARLIVRIGRDLGVPDKGIAIALGTAMQESWIRNLDWGDRDSLGLFQQRPSTGWGTAEQIRNRERSIRAFYGGPTDPNGSDTRGLLDVPGWQDMSFTQAAQAVQISAHPDRYARWEKQAYAWLAALG; encoded by the coding sequence TTGCGACGCGACAACCGCACTCATCGAAGCCGCACCGCCTCGGCGCTCACGACCGTGCCCGCCGCCATCGCGGGAACCATCGCCCTGACGCTGGCCTCGGCCCCCGCAGCCCAGGCCGCGGACCCGGGCGCGGCCGAGCGCGCCCTGCGTGCGCTTCCGAGCGGACTCGGGACGCCGGCTGCCACGGCCGCCGTCCGGGCGGTCTCGTCCGTCCCCGCCTCGTACACGGTCCGTGCCGGCGACACCGTGAGTGCGATCGCCGCACGGTTCGGACTCCGCACCGCAGACGTGCTCGCCCTCAACGGGCTGTCGTGGCGGTCCACCATCTACCCCGGGCAGGTGCTGAAGCTCGCCGGGTCCTCCGGATCGACGGGTTCCGCGACGACGAAGGCCTCGACGAGCAGCACGTCCTACACGGTGCGCAGCGGCGACACCATCAGCGCCATCGCCGCGAAGCACAAGGTCTCGATCGCCGGCGTCCTGAAGGCCAACAAGCTGTCGTGGTCGTCGATCATCTACCCCGGCCAGAAGCTCGCGATCCCCGGCGCGTCGTCGACGGGATCGACCGGATCGACGACCTCGACGTCCACCGCATCCGGCGCCTCGGCCTCGACCGGCGGCGGGTCGTACACCGTGCGCAGCGGCGACACCATCAGCGGCATCGCCGCGAAGCACGGCGTGTCGGCGGCGAGCGTCCTGACGGCCAACGGACTCGGATGGTCCTCGATCATCTACCCGGGACAGACGATCGCCATCCCGAGCGCCGCACTGGCTGGCCTGGACGCGGAGCAGATCGACAACGCTCGGCTGATCGTCCGCATCGGCCGCGACCTGGGCGTGCCCGACAAGGGCATCGCGATCGCGCTGGGCACCGCGATGCAGGAGTCGTGGATCCGCAACCTCGACTGGGGCGACCGCGACTCCCTGGGACTGTTCCAGCAGCGCCCCAGCACGGGGTGGGGCACCGCGGAGCAGATCCGCAATCGCGAGCGCTCCATCCGCGCCTTCTACGGCGGACCGACCGACCCCAACGGGTCCGACACGCGGGGCCTGCTCGACGTCCCCGGCTGGCAGGACATGTCCTTCACGCAGGCCGCCCAGGCCGTGCAGATCTCGGCGCATCCCGACCGGTACGCGCGCTGGGAGAAGCAGGCGTACGCGTGGCTCGCGGCTCTCGGCTGA